The following proteins are encoded in a genomic region of Ctenopharyngodon idella isolate HZGC_01 chromosome 12, HZGC01, whole genome shotgun sequence:
- the thbs2b gene encoding thrombospondin-2, giving the protein MILRRCLRILALLLLFTSVKSQDAQLEDETVFDLFETSGITRKTIGVKLFKGLDSDAPAYRFIRFDQLPSVSSSALQQLLLQIQNNEGFILTATLRQDRTSRGTILALEGPGERRQFEVVSDGRTNTLDLVYWWADGSRNVISFEDVDLSDSQWKNVTLYVHGETATLYIGCGLIDSFILDEPFYEHLSATGGRMFVAKGSTRESHFRGLLQNVRFIFDTPLEDILESRGCDLGNPVEVNVVSESVEELEVPSSIASNVIGQNTDVPATSSSEMMCERSCEELANLFQELKGLRVVVSNLIDGLQKVTEENTAMKEALNKMQNLSEQSMCWQDGRMFEDKEDWIVDSCTKCTCQEGKVVCRQITCPPVACANPSFIDGECCPVCLPMDSEDGWSPWSEWTQCTVTCGSGTQQRGRSCDDTSNTCSGPSIQTRKCSLGKCDRRVRQDGGWSLWSPWSSCSVTCGDGLITRIRHCNAPVPQRGGKDCEGDGRETQSCHADPCPIDGGWGPWSPWALCSATCGGGLKSRVRECNSPEPQHGGRKCLGDSIENEVCNRQECPIDGCLSNPCFSGVECSTASDGSFECGPCPNGYRGNGTSCEDVNECDMVSDLCHKVGGQQQCVNTDPGFHCLPCPPRYKGTQPYGMGVESAKTNKQVCEPYNPCKDNSHSCHKYAECIFLTHFSDPMYKCECRIGYAGDGIICGEDFDLDGWPNQDLVCGANATYHCKKDNCPTLPNSGQEDYDNDGQGDACDKDDDNDEIVDERDNCPLMYNPRQYDYDKDDVGDRCDNCPYEHNPAQTDTDNNGEGDACSIDMDGDEILNERDNCPLIYNTDQKDTDLDGVGDQCDNCPLVHNPQQTDADNDLIGDQCDDNQDIDEDGHQNNMDNCPYIANANQADHDGDGKGDACDYDDDNDGIPDDRDNCRLVPNKDQLDSDGDGRGDACENDFDNDNVPDIFDACPENSDISITDFRKFQMVHLDPKGTTQIDPNWVVRNQGKELVQTANSDPGIAVGFDEFSAVDFSGTFYVNTDRDDDYAGFVFGYQSSRRFYVVMWKQITQTYWEDKPSKAFGISGVSLKVVNSTTGTGENLRNALWHTGNTKQQVRTLWHDPKNIGWKDYTAYRWHLIHRPKTGFIRVVVYEGKQIMADSGPIYDKTFAGGRLGLFVFSQEAVFFSDLKYECRDN; this is encoded by the exons ATGATTCTCCGAAGATGTCTCCGAATATTGGCCCTTTTGCTTCTGTTCACCTCTGTAAAATCTCAAG ATGCGCAACTGGAAGACGAGACCGTTTTTGACTTGTTTGAAACCAGTGGGATCACACGCAAGACTATCGGTGTGAAGCTTTTCAAGGGTCTGGACAGCGATGCTCCTGCATACCGCTTCATCCGTTTTGACCAGCTCCCCTCTGTCAGCTCCTCAGCACTACAACAACTTCTTTTGCAAATACAAAACAATGAAGGCTTTATTCTGACAGCCACTCTACGCCAGGACCGCACATCCCGTGGCACCATCCTTGCACTGGAAGGCCCTGGAGAGCGCAGGCAGTTTGAGGTCGTTTCGGATGGCCGAACCAACACTCTAGATTTGGTGTACTGGTGGGCCGATGGCTCACGCAACGTGATCTCTTTTGAGGATGTAGACCTCTCGGATTCACAATGGAAGAATGTAACGCTCTATGTGCATGGAGAGACGGCAACTTTGTACATTGGTTGTGGACTCATTGATAGCTTCATTCTCGATGAACCTTTCTATGAACACCTGAGCGCCACTGGTGGCCGTATGTTTGTGGCCAAAGGGTCCACCCGAGAAAGCCATTTTAGG GGCTTGCTGCAGAATGTACGTTTTATCTTTGACACCCCACTTGAGGACATTCTGGAGAGCAGGGGATGTGATCTTGGAAACCCAG TGGAGGTGAATGTAGTCAGTGAGAGCGTAGAGGAGTTGGAAGTTCCGTCTTCAATTGCTTCCAATGTGATTGGCCAGAATACAGATGTTCCAGCAACCAGCTCTTCAGAAATGATGTGTGAACGTTCCTGTGAAGAACTGGCCAACCTCTTCCAGGAGCTCAAGGGTCTCAGAGTTGTTGTTAGCAACCTCATAGATGGTCTACAAAAAGTG ACAGAAGAAAACACAGCAATGAAGGAGGCACTGAATAAGATGCAGAATCTTTCGGAGCAGAGTATGTGTTGGCAAGATGGCCGTATGTTTGAGGACAAAGAGGACTGGATTGTGGATAGTTGCACTAAATGTACCTGCCAAGAAGGAAAAGTTGTTTGTCGTCAGATTACATGTCCTCCAGTGGCATGTGCCAATCCATCCTTCATCGATGGCGAATGCTGTCCAGTTTGCCTTC CAATGGACAGTGAGGACGGCTGGTCTCCATGGTCAGAGTGGACTCAGTGCACAGTCACGTGTGGGAGCGGCACTCAACAGAGGGGGCGCTCTTGTGATGACACAAGCAATACATGTTCTGGACCCTCAATACAGACTCGCAAGTGCAGTTTGGGAAAATGTGACCGAAGAG TTCGTCAGGATGGTGGCTGGAGCTTATGGTCTCCCTGGTCGTCCTGCTCAGTGACATGTGGGGACGGACTGATCACACGTATCCGTCACTGTAATGCACCTGTTCCACAAAGAGGTGGCAAAGACTGTGAAGGTGATGGACGAGAGACTCAGAGCTGCCACGCAGACCCCTGTCCGA TTGATGGTGGCTGGGGTCCATGGTCTCCCTGGGCATTGTGTTCAGCTACATGTGGAGGAGGTCTGAAGAGTCGTGTTAGAGAGTGTAATAGCCCCGAACCGCAGCATGGAGGAAGGAAGTGTCTCGGAGACTCCATTGAAAATGAAGTATGCAACCGACAGGAGTGTCCAATTG ATGGCTGTCTTTCAAATCCCTGCTTTTCTGGGGTTGAGTGTAGCACAGCTTCTGATGGATCCTTTGAATGTGGGCCCTGCCCGAATGGTTATCGTGGCAATGGAACTTCTTGTGAAGATGTCAATGAG TGTGATATGGTTTCAGATCTATGTCATAAGGTGGGTGGCCAACAGCAATGTGTGAACACAGACCCTGGATTCCACTGTCTCCCCTGCCCCCCACGTTACAAAGGAACTCAGCCCTACGGCATGGGAGTGGAGTCAGCTAAAACCAACAAACAG GTGTGTGAACCCTACAACCCCTGTAAGGACAACAGCCACAGTTGCCACAAGTATGCTGAATGCATCTTCCTGACTCACTTCAGCGATCCGATGTACAAGTGTGAGTGCCGTATTGGTTATGCTGGAGACGGCATCATCTGTGGAGAGGACTTTGATCTGGATGGATGGCCCAACCAGGATCTTGTGTGTGGAGCAAATGCCACCTACCATTGCAAAAAG GACAATTGCCCGACTCTACCCAACTCTGGTCAGGAGGACTATGACAATGATGGGCAAGGAGATGCTTGTGATAAAGATGATGATAACGATGAAATTGTGGATGAAAGG GACAACTGCCCCCTGATGTATAACCCCAGGCAGTATGACTATGACAAGGATGATGTCGGAGACCGTTGTGACAACTGCCCATATGAACACAACCCTGCTCAAACCGACACCGACAACAATGGAGAAGGAGACGCCTGTTCTATTGATATGGATGGAGATG AGATTCTAAACGAGCGAGACAACTGCCCTCTCATTTATAACACAGACCAGAAAGACACAGATTTAGATGGTGTCGGAGACCAGTGTGATAACTGCCCCTTGGTCCACAACCCACAACAG ACGGATGCAGATAATGATCTAATTGGAGACCAGTGTGATGACAACCAGGACATAGATGAAGATGGCCATCAGAATAACATGGATAACTGCCCATACATAGCCAATGCTAACCAAGCTGACCACGACGGAGATGGGAAAGGAGATGCTTGTGATTATGACGATGATAATGATGGCATTCCTGATGACCGTGATAACTGTAGACTAGTTCCCAACAAGGACCAACTGGACTCTGATG GTGATGGTCGTGGTGACGCCTGTGAGAATGACTTTGATAATGACAATGTCCCGGATATCTTTGACGCGTGCCCGGAAAACAGCGACATTAGTATCACAGACTTCCGGAAGTTTCAAATGGTTCACCTCGACCCTAAGGGAACCACGCAGATTGATCCCAACTGGGTGGTCCGAAACCAGGGCAAAGAGCTTGTGCAGACTGCCAACTCCGACCCAGGCATTGCAGTGG GCTTTGATGAGTTCAGCGCTGTGGATTTCAGCGGGACCTTCTATGTGAATACAGACAGAGATGATGACTATGCAGGTTTTGTGTTTGGATACCAGTCTAGCCGACGTTTTTACGTAGTAATGTGGAAACAGATCACGCAGACGTACTGGGAAGACAAGCCGTCAAAGGCGTTTGGCATCTCTGGCGTCTCTCTCAAGGTGGTCAACTCCACCACAGGCACTGGGGAAAATCTCCGCAATGCATTATGGCACACAGGCAACACCAAGCAACAG